From one Dermacentor andersoni chromosome 1, qqDerAnde1_hic_scaffold, whole genome shotgun sequence genomic stretch:
- the LOC129380996 gene encoding uncharacterized protein, with amino-acid sequence MPKNQNTLACYLDKKTRTTQDVHFSAPSQLPKVTQTQATSGTRLYHCSAAEIAFTSGFATAVSQHVGDNAYEIIGPDHESPQGANNISVAEVSPVPLGSYHDR; translated from the exons atgccaaaaaatcaaaatacattggcatgttatttggacaagaaaacta ggacaacccaggacgtgcatttctcagcacccagtcaactgccaaaagtgactcaaacacaggccacca gtggaactcggctgtaccactgcagtgctgcggaaattgccttcaccagcggctttgcaacagctgtttcgcagcatgtcg gagacaatgcctacgaaattattggccctgatcatgagagccctcaaggggcaaacaatatctctgttgcagaagtgagcccggtaccacttggaagttaccatgacagatga